A single region of the Sandaracinaceae bacterium genome encodes:
- a CDS encoding prepilin-type N-terminal cleavage/methylation domain-containing protein — MPHTRPLRRAREGYTLIELMIVVVIIGILAAVAIPSFQSYLQRSRTAEAVVFLGEIKQRQEAYRAEFGQYCNVPAWNPVTLPMGGDKVVFDGNAAGWAALGAAPDGPVRFQYRTLAGPPGTNPGIAGYDGSDFWWYAQARADLDGDGDNVIFETYSADDHIFVADDSMNQLAQGWE; from the coding sequence GTGCCGCACACTCGCCCCCTCCGCCGCGCCCGCGAGGGCTACACGCTCATCGAGCTGATGATCGTCGTGGTCATCATCGGCATCCTCGCCGCCGTCGCCATCCCGAGCTTCCAGAGCTACCTGCAGCGATCGCGCACAGCAGAGGCGGTGGTCTTCCTGGGCGAGATCAAGCAGCGTCAGGAGGCCTACCGGGCCGAGTTCGGGCAGTACTGCAACGTGCCGGCCTGGAACCCGGTGACCCTGCCCATGGGCGGCGACAAGGTCGTCTTCGACGGAAACGCGGCGGGCTGGGCCGCGCTCGGCGCCGCTCCGGACGGGCCGGTCCGCTTCCAGTACCGCACGCTCGCGGGCCCGCCGGGCACCAACCCGGGCATCGCTGGCTACGATGGCAGCGACTTCTGGTGGTACGCCCAGGCTCGCGCCGACCTCGACGGGGACGGCGACAACGTGATCTTCGAGACCTATTCGGCAGATGACCACATCTTCGTCGCCGACGACTCGATGAACCAGCTCGCCCAGGGCTGGGAGTGA